A single Mercenaria mercenaria strain notata chromosome 9, MADL_Memer_1, whole genome shotgun sequence DNA region contains:
- the LOC123547889 gene encoding probable G-protein coupled receptor 21: MVASLNQTFTCEGNDYVPTWKDIFKACVIGCVSLGIIIGNVFSVIVFNNSSSRKLFLKKVRLTMNSLICTDLSMGLFMCPFCIYSALYKCWPYSETFCKIEALMLSALFHESTLSLVLIALDRYFSVHHYLKYNSFMTSRKYVSVILATWSATFSVYSIVIFFGEQFYFDDIGINCEPYYENPNVTLTVIIIFYVIPALLFLYSYGSIFAAANRRETIRVFSRNARNADTSNHAVSQILRTSKYLAAITAGFFVAVTPWTICTLTIALTNIELNEDIDFAVTWIAISNSFWNVVIYSVMNRKFRQAAISLTNRQRFRRFLQPHIFSRERDDRISESNDHTRATELSNIDQLSGCNSTVSVSHNVQIDIHTLDLGTGNNPSEA; encoded by the exons atggtGGCAAGTCTTAATCAAACATTCACATGCGAAGGGAACGATTATGTGCCTACGTGGAAGGATATATTTAAAGCTTGTGTTATTGGTTGTGTATCACTTGGAATCATAATTGGAAATGTATTTTCTGTGATAGTTTTCAACAATTCTAGTAGCAGAAAGTTATTTTTGAAGAAAGTGCGACTTACCATGAATTCTTTAATTTGCACCGATCTTAGTATGGGCCTTTTCATGTGCCCATTCTGCATTTACTCCGCCCTTTATAAATGTTGGCCCTACTCGGAAACCTTCTGTAAAATAGAGGCATTGATGCTTTCAGCACTTTTTCATGAATCAACTTTGTCACTTGTGTTGATTGCTCTTGATAGGTACTTCTCTGTTCACCATTATTTGAAATACAACAGTTTTATGACATCCCGGAAGTACGTATCTGTTATTTTGGCCACGTGGTCGGCGACGTTCAGTGTGTACTCGATTGTAATATTTTTCGGGGAACAGTTCTACTTTGATGACATTGGCATAAACTGTGAACCGTATTATGAGAACCCTAACGTGACACTCACTgtgattattatattttatgttataccTGCCTTGTTGTTCCTCTATAGCTATGGTTCTATTTTTGCGGCGGCGAACAGGCGGGAAACCATTCGGGTGTTCTCGAGAAATGCGCGAAATGCGGACACT agTAATCATGCCGTATCACAGATTCTGCGAACGTCAAAATATCTGGCCGCCATTACCGCTGGTTTCTTTGTTGCCGTGACGCCTTGGACGATTTGTACCCTGACAATCGCTTTGACCAACATAGAGCTCAACGAAGACATTGATTTTGCAGTGACCTGGATTGCTATAAGTAACAGTTTTTGGAACGTGGTTATATACAGCGTGATGAACCGGAAGTTCAG GCAGGCGGCAATTTCCCTTACAAATCGACAAAGATTCCGACGTTTCCTACAGCCACATATTTTCTCGCGAGAACGTGATGACCGAATTTCAGAGAGCAATGATCATACAAGGGCTACAGAGTTATCGAACATAGACCAGCTGTCAGGATGCAACAGTACCGTATCAGTGTCACATAACGTTCAGATAGATATACACACGCTTGATCTCGGCACCGGTAACAATCCAAGTGAAGCGTAG